Below is a window of Sinorhizobium meliloti DNA.
CAGTGCTCGAAGGCATGGTCCACGGCATCGACGCTTGACACTGTCCACATTTCGAGTATTCTGGACATATGGAACAGGAAAATGCAATTCTGGCCCTTGCGGCGCTCGCTCAATCGACCCGGCTGGAGACCTTCCGCCTTCTTGTCCGGCATGAGCCCCATGGGCTGCCCGCCGGCGATATCGCGCGCACCTTGGCGGTCCCCCACAACACCATGTCGACGCATCTGAATATTCTTGCTCGGGCGGGCTTGGTGTCTTCGGAGCGCCGCAGCCGCCTCATCGTTTA
It encodes the following:
- a CDS encoding ArsR/SmtB family transcription factor produces the protein MEQENAILALAALAQSTRLETFRLLVRHEPHGLPAGDIARTLAVPHNTMSTHLNILARAGLVSSERRSRLIVYRADVSRLRDLTLFLLKDCCGGDADLCAPLIEELNPCRSKEKVTG